A genome region from Penicillium psychrofluorescens genome assembly, chromosome: 3 includes the following:
- a CDS encoding uncharacterized protein (ID:PFLUO_005022-T1.cds;~source:funannotate) — protein MSAKRSRNPVTLPPSDTIVGGPSPCPKAFSSGDILGLSTMEDDQQLWDLGPVSPSMGGVWDMKTDATAFANSLERDLKNAQVRNGQPTPPPYDDQTSRDVSGILDTDNATQRRRVREAKTAAASLSPDLDLDDSPHQEHAKRAKFLERNRLAASKCRQKKKEHTQLLEVRFKEQSNKNAHLHKEIHDLKSQALNLKNELLKHAQCNDEAIKLHLSHMVTKITENNADPHTAQVTAAAAAVVTDVSAELPDAGTVPVAEPAEMLPTPRQPVPTGLSFGFDDPLQLEPAAAAAAAEAFEQQLRRDSETSLDSSYAFSADDTFDDLINV, from the coding sequence ATGTCTGCAAAGAGATCCAGAAACCCTGTTACCCTGCCTCCCTCCGACACCATCGTCGGAGGCCCCTCGCCCTGCCCCAAGGCCTTTTCCTCGGGTGACATCCTAGGGCTGTCCACTATGGAAGACGACCAGCAGCTCTGGGACCTCGGCCCCGTCTCGCCGTCCATGGGCGGAGTCTGGGACATGAAGACCGACGCTACAGCGTTTGCCAACTCGCTCGAGCGCGACCTCAAGAACGCCCAGGTGCGCAACGGCCAGCCGACCCCGCCGCCCTACGACGACCAGACCTCGCGCGACGTCTCCGGTATCCTGGACACGGACAACGCCACCCAGCGTCGCCGAGTCCGCGAGGCCAAGACCGCGGCCGCCAGTCTCAGTCCtgacctcgacctcgacgatTCGCCGCACCAGGAGCACGCGAAGCGGGCTAAGTTCCTCGAGCGCAACCGCCTGGCGGCCAGCAAGTGtcgccagaagaagaaggagcatacccagctgctggaggtgcGGTTCAAGGAGCAGTCGAACAAGAACGCGCATTTACACAAAGAGATCCATGATCTGAAATCACAGGCGCTGAATCTCAAGAATGAGCTGCTCAAGCATGCTCAGTGCAATGACGAGGCAATCAAGCTCCACCTGTCTCACATGGTTACCAAGATCACCGAGAATAATGCCGACCCCCACACCGCGCAGGTTACTGCAGCTGCGGCTGCGGTGGTGACCGATGTCTCTGCTGAGCTGCCCGATGCCGGCACCGTGCCCGTGGCCGAACCCGCTGAGATGCTCCCGACTCCTCGTCAACCAGTTCCCACAGGCCTCTCGTTCGGCTTTGACGACCCGCTGCAGCTGGAAccggctgctgcggctgccgCGGCGGAGGCCTTTGAGCAGCAGCTGCGCCGTGACTCGGAGACCTCGCTCGATTCTTCTTACGCCTTCTCTGCCGACGACACCTTTGACGACCTCATCAATGTCTAa